The following are encoded together in the Janthinobacterium sp. Marseille genome:
- a CDS encoding filamentous haemagglutinin family protein, which yields MNTRTHTESPGKTLLFKRSPLAHAIALMLATGGMLGNVHAQQAFSAAWYAQKGAVQAAAAVTGKLPNGMPAMSAGAPTAQQQRMTEQQQRAFANLSMAARNVAAQQAMQAAARQAALNGNSTIPDGLGEGGLKVDTNSLTAGWINANGPTQSTNGGKTLVDIKQTGEKAILNWETFNVGKNTIVNFDQKSGTKADGSNSWVALNRVNDPNGRPSEIAGQIKADGAVYIINRNGIIFTGSSQINTRTLVASSLRLTDEQFKLGINNAQKVSNQGNDFPIPQFGEYSPEKPFVYGASGYVPGNGTVPDQLGLVDRFEPGAPPGEVRVDAGARIEVDSGGKVMLFAPKVKNAGYISAPDGQVILAAGENIYLKTPSSTDPNAVRGLDVTASAVSGWLFSGGQVQSGLGLEPAYADVNYVKGLHDIVLPEMAARAAAVGYEVINTGTVQADRGNITLQAQDIQQNGVLMATTALNNRNGSILMRAWGLGTRFYADGFDDFINWSAGTLTLGSNSVTQVLPDAADTSEIEASALATRYQAGWVGMYGKLIDIKSQAGVIVPAGKINMESAVNPIFTQQPYRKGSIGDASRIYLDSDAFLSVAGLQDMLVAMSRNFIEVELRINELRDSPLLLDSWLRGKKVIVDRRENGVFEDGPMAGVKWVQRKDASGQMVYMPGEWVGTPLADVAGWVGVGKTDLKELSADAGSITLRAGGAVITRPGSMIDISGGSIRYTDGMNTATKLRGADGRIYTMDQAMPDMEYVGLAGVYTVKNARWGAEKSWRNPLFGGDAMENGYVEGRKAGSLQVFAGDAMVLEGGLWGGVIIGDRQQQKPNANIGGKVELGGGTVEDRPWSPGTIIVSHDPKRLDDAFNSATALGADFYVPNDPANPQSKKLTFLSDDMLNSSGMGRTIFNTIRGDFELSTGANLELSPGASLNVSGAEGATGSIRINGMIRAAGGSIGLDSANGQLTIGEHGGLDVSGQWINAWRDGMSSGAWAMDGGSIKLYVGKIVADPNAVIDVSGGGRVDIGSKGLPSLRVGNAGSITLSGISPDLDLGALNLRAYAAGSAGSLFLDTSSSVQIGGVRNDPAVVLLPATMFGERGFGTVAVSVRGNGGIVVADGVTVRQEAVGIDLNSFAYRDVHSGERLADLAPHAVLRPEQRLKQQAGGISLGTADGAIHVGSGASIITDTRGQIRLAAGGENGVLTMLGHLEAPAGRIELTGKEIQIGAAAQLLARGVPAIYQDASGLWQGEVLAGGTVDILGAKVTLEAGSLIDVSGANGVVDVRGAGTQSLASNGGTITIRGEGLVAGDLLANAGGAGAEGGKLSLQHKPAGVGGNLADQVVQVLCQTAGFCTPASIIGVDFAAVLEQYGFPGMPPMVITQQLFDHLASASTVALTVSATAPVGGGQGGGATDYTAFGLSNDALDAFRDIIGVDFRNLTPVNSVLTVRPASFANGGFANLELASTGAVELGDVQLSASKSITVDGALRHAAGETGHASLSAAYIGLKQTSSANAAPIVANRTGSLSLNADVIDVVGGASGPGTLSGPVSIRSFAETALNAAELRFSVGNYPIDTSTNPAAANSTLDVDGKLIITVGQVYPSTAVNAKIVSAESITVERSGHDAYVPLSAGGTLRLEAPVIEQNGVLRAPFGQIELVAADRLTLGAGSITSVSGAGLIVPYGTLSNNEHWKDPTKASDGSNPAAGSLTSPPEKRITMKAPTVDLAQGAIVDIRGGGDLYAWEFVPGPGGSHDVLNLPGMYAVMPGQQATAPISGAESGNRIWLAGGAGLAAGWYTLLPARYALLPGAFAVQATGNAWGGPVSAGIVMRDGSIIMQGKAGSAYGNTEDAQASAWRVMSGTTLRKYTEYNEAFSNNFFASDAFKLTQYRLTGQDVVTPRLARDGGAVVFDATTHLTLDGTLLSQADKDGRGGLVDIAGKKIAIVGAGQDAGTLQADGYLIIDAAGLSNFGAGSLLIGGTRKGDLLGTQLSVTATDIVVRNGAGSELSGPEIILAATEQVAIDAGSVVSAKGSGSSSTGNLIVKPQQAAVYTDPDGNLDDNFDGVIDAKDARDDVLTTPAKDWGALIRVANGDAIKVIRDGVDTSRGGLVTVGAGAVLNGGGALLIDATRTTELAASAQVSGTNLSVAAGRISFGGGSGLVLDSAALAQLANSKNLTLRSYSSFDFYQSVDLGASSLRSVSLDGAAFVGHTGDVVIKGDTITLENSGAKLAASGSGTGNFTMDAGTLILGAGQKNFAGFNHIALNGRDQIIGAGKGGVDTGAIDLSLNTPLLTGRGGAVQNITTAGALQILATAGGDAGQHNLQDSLGSRLNFSGASVLLGGRIVAYGGSVDMTATAGNLVLVDGAQIDVSGFGKQFFDVAEYADAGNIKLSAVGGDVRLNTGSTLNLAAHKDGGNAGSLSIAAANGGTVILGGSINAQAAANAKAGSFSLDIAELNDFAGFSQVLNNAGFNRSRQFRIRQGDITLDGLTKVEDFGLTADQGSITITGTIDARAAYGGAIRITGGDGVTMNTGAQLLAGATGELGSGRVTLEAAGGQLNLQGGSIDVAGNEGGKLRLRAEQNAAHNEINVTALNVNVIGARSAVLEGVATYNVADFDGSTVDSVKATAISDANQFNAASTAIANRLGTSLAVMSGIAIESAGDLTMNSDWNLHSDFAGAREGSLTLRAGGNLIIKGHLSDGFDNADRSGSLQEGASWNLRLVAGADLGSANTLALKPLAAQVAGSGNIVIGTADTDPDKAVDNGAGKLVRTGTGDLEVRAGRDLTLAHKESVIYTAGRKDMTTWSDFTTGNPNASYGTEGGNLDISAQGNIEAQPAGQRFVEWLNRQGAVNEQRYFGEYESNEYGIRPDGSYGKLILPPEQSSWWINYGQFQQGVGALGGGNVSVSAGGDLGNLVVVLPTTMRMRGGRSASEAMLMEMRNGGAMTVEAGGSIRGGQYYVARGSGDIKAGDTAIGNTVTVQWNEGDLDSNVFTFSVAPILALGDATLSLRTAGDLRLQTVIDPLLIRKGNDGNGVVTGLDYGAYMSGYTERTALKLVSTGGNITFVNQGDFIFRDVSLRMNTTAQDNLIGQARNRFPAQLSAVALNGNLEIQGPLRIMAGNTNDVQLIAQGDIRFATQNRDELRSLNFNGDNEAQLVMPYATPGMMPSPFMPGGQGQTIMEAVLANVIAPLGASHFGDPYMRALSNPDVLPLAGDFEPSRLYAGRGSIVGLDLTANEQTWVRAGTDIRGMRVNARNVRASDVTLLEAGNDILAMANVRALAPSRTLDTGSINIEGPGTLVLSAGRDVYADHLKIQTLGNQQYNSADNRPMPDTQIKGLPSQGASVTIMGGMNSATGYDAFAAAYLDPSRVAAMPDYLKAQAADGSVLPIYLTDKVETRAGGQQKVTRRGLVSYMKDMTGEDLTPLAAWARFQALPQLAQQQFIRQVYMLELREAGRNQNEPGVNDLPLNGGYNRGYAAIATLFPGDAWKGNVAANNMMVRTMSGGDINVLTPGGGLQVAALGASVPPGYGLVTLGSGHINVFAKEDVVVNQSRILSFVPEASLRGSDQIIWSSRGGIDAGRGAKTVRVPTAPEVITDLDGNTSIREKSDMSGSGIGTVGDGDVDLAAPEGVINAGDAGIRVAGNLNIIALQILNADNIKVKGEAKGLPVIAATNIGALTNASAAASQAAMAAQDVVQRDRSEARKNLPSIFTVRVLGFGNEGEEAPRRNDGGNRSPSAYDPNGAVEVLGQMDLSEKQLRQLTDTERRNLRR from the coding sequence ATGAATACGCGGACGCACACTGAATCACCGGGCAAAACCCTGCTGTTTAAACGTTCACCATTGGCGCATGCGATAGCCTTGATGCTGGCAACTGGTGGCATGCTCGGGAATGTACACGCACAGCAAGCGTTCAGCGCCGCATGGTATGCGCAGAAGGGGGCAGTGCAAGCCGCCGCCGCTGTCACCGGCAAACTGCCGAACGGCATGCCGGCAATGTCGGCCGGTGCTCCTACCGCGCAACAGCAAAGGATGACGGAGCAGCAGCAACGTGCCTTCGCCAATCTCAGTATGGCAGCACGCAATGTTGCGGCCCAGCAGGCGATGCAGGCCGCCGCACGGCAAGCCGCACTGAATGGCAATTCAACGATACCGGATGGCTTGGGCGAAGGCGGCCTGAAGGTCGATACCAATAGCCTGACCGCAGGCTGGATCAATGCGAACGGTCCGACGCAAAGCACGAATGGCGGCAAGACCCTCGTTGATATCAAACAAACTGGCGAGAAGGCCATCCTGAACTGGGAAACCTTCAATGTCGGTAAAAACACCATTGTCAATTTCGACCAGAAGAGCGGTACCAAAGCTGACGGCAGCAATAGCTGGGTCGCACTCAACCGCGTCAATGACCCGAACGGTCGGCCAAGTGAAATCGCCGGCCAGATCAAGGCCGATGGTGCGGTCTACATCATCAATCGCAACGGCATCATCTTTACCGGCAGCAGCCAGATCAATACGCGCACACTGGTGGCATCGTCGCTGCGCCTGACGGATGAGCAATTCAAGCTCGGTATCAATAATGCACAAAAGGTATCGAACCAGGGTAATGATTTCCCGATTCCACAATTCGGTGAGTACAGCCCGGAGAAGCCGTTTGTATACGGTGCATCGGGTTATGTGCCCGGCAACGGCACGGTACCCGATCAACTCGGCCTGGTAGATCGTTTCGAACCGGGCGCGCCACCAGGTGAAGTTCGGGTGGACGCCGGTGCACGTATCGAAGTTGATAGCGGCGGCAAAGTCATGTTGTTTGCACCGAAGGTCAAGAATGCCGGTTACATCTCGGCACCCGATGGTCAGGTGATCCTGGCGGCGGGTGAGAATATTTATCTGAAGACCCCGTCGTCGACAGATCCGAATGCAGTGCGCGGCCTCGATGTCACGGCATCGGCGGTATCCGGCTGGCTCTTTTCCGGCGGGCAGGTACAAAGCGGCCTCGGGCTGGAACCAGCGTATGCAGATGTCAACTACGTCAAAGGTTTGCACGATATCGTGTTGCCGGAAATGGCGGCGCGTGCGGCAGCAGTCGGCTATGAAGTGATCAATACCGGTACCGTGCAAGCGGATCGCGGCAACATCACATTGCAGGCGCAAGATATTCAACAGAACGGTGTGTTGATGGCGACAACCGCGCTGAACAACCGCAACGGTTCCATCCTCATGCGTGCCTGGGGCCTCGGTACACGTTTCTATGCCGATGGCTTTGACGACTTTATCAATTGGTCGGCCGGTACGCTGACACTGGGTAGCAACAGCGTCACGCAGGTATTGCCTGATGCGGCGGACACCAGTGAGATTGAAGCCTCGGCTTTGGCGACACGCTACCAGGCCGGTTGGGTCGGTATGTACGGCAAATTGATCGATATCAAATCGCAGGCGGGCGTGATAGTGCCGGCCGGCAAGATCAATATGGAATCCGCAGTCAATCCGATCTTTACGCAACAGCCATACCGCAAGGGCAGCATCGGCGACGCCAGCCGTATTTACCTCGATAGCGATGCCTTCCTCAGCGTCGCCGGTCTGCAGGACATGTTGGTGGCGATGTCGCGCAACTTTATCGAAGTCGAATTACGCATCAATGAATTGCGCGATTCACCGTTATTGCTGGACTCCTGGTTGCGCGGCAAGAAAGTCATCGTCGACCGTCGTGAAAACGGTGTCTTTGAAGATGGCCCGATGGCCGGTGTGAAGTGGGTGCAAAGGAAAGATGCCAGCGGCCAGATGGTGTACATGCCGGGTGAGTGGGTTGGTACGCCATTGGCTGACGTCGCCGGCTGGGTGGGTGTAGGCAAGACCGATTTGAAAGAACTGTCGGCTGATGCCGGCAGCATTACCCTGCGTGCCGGTGGTGCGGTGATCACGCGTCCCGGTTCGATGATCGATATCTCGGGCGGCTCTATTCGTTATACCGACGGCATGAATACCGCGACCAAACTCCGGGGCGCAGACGGCCGCATCTATACGATGGACCAGGCGATGCCTGACATGGAATATGTCGGCTTGGCCGGTGTGTACACGGTAAAAAATGCGCGCTGGGGTGCTGAGAAGAGTTGGCGCAATCCACTGTTCGGCGGCGATGCGATGGAGAACGGTTACGTCGAAGGGCGCAAGGCCGGTTCACTGCAGGTGTTTGCCGGTGATGCGATGGTGCTCGAAGGTGGCTTGTGGGGCGGCGTGATCATTGGTGATCGCCAGCAACAAAAGCCGAATGCGAATATCGGTGGCAAAGTGGAACTGGGCGGCGGCACTGTCGAAGACCGTCCATGGTCGCCTGGCACGATTATCGTTAGCCATGATCCGAAACGTTTGGATGATGCATTCAATTCTGCGACTGCATTGGGCGCGGATTTCTATGTGCCGAATGATCCGGCCAATCCGCAATCAAAGAAACTGACTTTCCTGTCGGATGACATGCTGAACAGTTCCGGCATGGGCAGGACCATTTTCAATACCATCCGTGGCGATTTTGAATTGTCGACGGGCGCCAATCTGGAACTCTCGCCGGGTGCCTCGCTGAATGTATCGGGTGCCGAGGGCGCGACCGGCAGTATCCGCATCAACGGCATGATACGCGCGGCAGGCGGCTCGATCGGACTGGATTCGGCTAACGGTCAGTTGACGATAGGTGAACACGGCGGCCTCGATGTCTCCGGCCAATGGATCAATGCCTGGCGCGACGGCATGTCGTCCGGTGCGTGGGCGATGGACGGTGGATCAATCAAACTGTATGTCGGCAAGATCGTTGCCGATCCGAATGCGGTAATTGATGTTTCCGGTGGTGGCCGTGTCGATATCGGCAGCAAAGGCTTGCCTTCCTTGCGGGTCGGTAATGCAGGCTCTATCACGCTGTCCGGTATCTCGCCCGACCTGGACCTGGGCGCACTCAATCTGCGTGCCTATGCCGCCGGCTCTGCGGGCAGCCTGTTCCTTGACACCAGTTCCTCGGTACAAATCGGTGGCGTTCGTAATGACCCGGCCGTCGTCTTGTTGCCTGCGACCATGTTTGGTGAGCGTGGCTTTGGTACGGTTGCGGTCAGTGTGCGTGGCAATGGCGGTATCGTGGTGGCGGATGGTGTGACGGTCAGGCAGGAAGCGGTCGGCATTGATTTGAATTCCTTTGCATATCGTGATGTGCATAGTGGTGAACGCCTGGCGGACTTGGCACCACATGCCGTATTGCGACCGGAGCAACGCCTCAAACAGCAAGCCGGTGGCATCAGCCTGGGTACGGCTGATGGTGCGATCCATGTGGGTAGCGGTGCCAGCATCATCACCGATACGCGGGGCCAGATCCGGCTGGCTGCCGGTGGAGAAAACGGTGTATTGACGATGCTGGGTCACCTGGAAGCGCCGGCAGGCCGTATCGAGTTGACGGGCAAGGAAATACAGATCGGTGCCGCTGCGCAATTGCTGGCGCGTGGCGTGCCGGCGATTTATCAGGATGCTTCCGGTTTATGGCAGGGCGAAGTGCTGGCCGGTGGTACGGTGGATATTCTCGGCGCAAAAGTCACGCTGGAAGCAGGTTCCCTGATCGATGTATCAGGTGCGAATGGCGTAGTGGATGTGCGTGGTGCCGGCACCCAATCCCTGGCGAGTAACGGTGGCACCATCACCATACGTGGCGAAGGCTTGGTAGCCGGTGATTTGTTGGCAAACGCTGGTGGCGCAGGTGCGGAAGGTGGCAAGCTGTCATTGCAACATAAACCTGCAGGTGTCGGTGGCAACCTGGCAGACCAGGTTGTGCAGGTCCTGTGCCAGACGGCGGGTTTCTGTACCCCGGCCAGCATCATAGGCGTGGACTTTGCGGCGGTATTGGAACAGTACGGTTTCCCCGGCATGCCGCCGATGGTGATCACGCAGCAGTTATTTGACCATCTCGCTTCGGCTTCCACCGTTGCCTTGACTGTTTCCGCGACTGCACCGGTCGGCGGCGGCCAGGGTGGCGGCGCAACCGACTATACGGCATTTGGTTTGAGCAACGATGCACTGGATGCCTTCCGCGATATCATCGGCGTCGATTTCCGCAACCTGACACCGGTGAATTCCGTGCTGACCGTGCGTCCGGCATCGTTTGCCAATGGCGGTTTCGCCAATCTGGAGTTGGCGTCGACCGGGGCGGTAGAGTTGGGCGATGTGCAATTGTCTGCGAGCAAAAGCATTACCGTGGACGGTGCGCTGCGCCATGCCGCCGGCGAAACCGGACATGCCAGCCTGAGCGCGGCCTACATCGGGCTCAAGCAAACCAGTTCGGCGAATGCGGCACCAATCGTCGCCAATCGTACCGGCAGCCTGAGCCTGAACGCGGATGTGATCGACGTAGTGGGTGGCGCCAGCGGTCCCGGCACGTTATCCGGACCGGTGAGCATCCGTAGTTTTGCAGAGACCGCATTGAATGCGGCGGAATTGCGTTTCAGCGTCGGTAATTATCCGATAGATACATCGACGAATCCTGCGGCGGCGAATAGCACGCTGGATGTGGATGGCAAGTTGATCATCACGGTGGGCCAGGTTTATCCGTCTACAGCTGTCAATGCAAAAATTGTTTCCGCTGAATCGATCACGGTGGAACGTTCGGGCCATGATGCCTACGTGCCTTTATCGGCAGGCGGTACCTTGCGCCTGGAAGCGCCGGTGATAGAACAGAATGGCGTGTTGCGCGCACCGTTCGGGCAAATCGAACTGGTTGCCGCCGATCGCCTGACGCTGGGTGCGGGCAGTATCACTTCTGTTTCCGGTGCAGGCCTGATCGTACCGTATGGCACGCTATCAAATAATGAACACTGGAAAGATCCGACCAAAGCAAGCGATGGCAGCAATCCGGCCGCCGGTTCGCTGACTTCACCGCCGGAAAAACGCATCACGATGAAAGCGCCGACAGTAGACCTGGCGCAAGGTGCAATCGTCGACATTCGTGGTGGTGGTGATTTATATGCATGGGAATTTGTGCCGGGACCGGGTGGTTCGCATGATGTGTTGAATCTGCCGGGTATGTATGCAGTGATGCCGGGACAGCAGGCCACGGCGCCAATCAGCGGAGCGGAATCAGGTAATCGCATCTGGCTGGCCGGCGGTGCCGGCCTGGCTGCAGGCTGGTACACCTTGCTGCCTGCACGTTACGCCTTGTTGCCGGGAGCCTTTGCAGTGCAAGCCACAGGTAATGCGTGGGGTGGGCCGGTGAGTGCCGGTATCGTCATGCGCGACGGCAGCATCATTATGCAAGGCAAGGCCGGTAGCGCCTATGGCAATACCGAAGATGCACAGGCTTCGGCCTGGCGTGTGATGTCGGGTACGACACTACGCAAATATACCGAATACAACGAAGCTTTTTCGAATAATTTCTTTGCGTCGGATGCCTTCAAGCTGACGCAGTATCGCCTGACCGGGCAGGACGTGGTGACGCCACGCCTGGCGCGCGATGGTGGTGCAGTGGTGTTTGATGCGACCACACACCTGACGCTGGATGGCACCTTGTTGTCGCAGGCGGATAAAGACGGTCGTGGCGGTTTGGTGGATATCGCCGGCAAGAAAATCGCCATTGTTGGTGCAGGCCAGGACGCGGGTACATTGCAGGCGGACGGTTACCTGATCATTGATGCCGCGGGTCTGTCCAACTTCGGTGCCGGCAGCTTGCTGATCGGCGGCACGCGTAAAGGAGATCTGCTCGGTACACAACTGAGTGTAACGGCGACCGATATCGTGGTTCGGAATGGTGCCGGTTCGGAATTGTCGGGTCCGGAAATTATCCTTGCAGCTACCGAGCAAGTCGCGATTGATGCGGGCAGTGTCGTCAGTGCAAAAGGCAGTGGTTCCAGCAGCACCGGCAACCTGATCGTGAAGCCACAGCAAGCGGCGGTGTATACCGATCCGGATGGCAACCTGGATGACAACTTCGATGGTGTGATCGACGCCAAAGACGCACGCGACGATGTATTGACCACCCCCGCCAAAGACTGGGGCGCGCTGATTCGTGTGGCCAACGGTGATGCAATCAAAGTGATACGTGACGGTGTTGATACCAGTCGCGGTGGCCTCGTCACGGTCGGTGCCGGTGCCGTACTGAACGGTGGTGGTGCACTGTTGATTGATGCGACCCGCACCACGGAGTTGGCGGCTTCTGCGCAAGTATCAGGTACCAACCTGTCAGTGGCTGCAGGGCGTATCAGTTTCGGTGGCGGCAGCGGCCTGGTGCTGGATAGTGCAGCGCTGGCACAGTTGGCGAACTCGAAAAACCTCACTTTGCGCAGTTACTCCAGCTTCGATTTTTATCAATCGGTGGACCTGGGTGCATCCTCCTTACGTTCGGTTAGCCTGGATGGCGCGGCCTTCGTCGGACATACGGGTGACGTTGTGATCAAAGGCGACACCATCACCCTGGAGAACAGCGGAGCCAAGCTTGCTGCCAGCGGTTCGGGTACGGGTAATTTCACCATGGATGCGGGAACCCTGATCCTCGGCGCAGGGCAAAAGAACTTCGCCGGCTTCAATCACATTGCATTGAATGGTCGCGACCAAATCATCGGGGCCGGTAAAGGTGGTGTTGATACCGGTGCGATAGACCTGAGCCTGAATACGCCATTGCTCACGGGCCGTGGCGGTGCAGTGCAAAACATCACGACCGCCGGTGCCTTGCAAATCCTGGCGACGGCAGGTGGTGATGCCGGCCAGCATAATTTGCAGGACAGCCTCGGTTCGCGCTTGAATTTTTCCGGTGCGAGTGTGTTATTGGGTGGTCGTATCGTCGCCTACGGTGGTAGTGTCGACATGACCGCTACCGCCGGTAACCTGGTGCTGGTGGATGGCGCGCAGATCGATGTCAGCGGCTTTGGCAAACAATTCTTCGATGTCGCCGAATACGCCGATGCCGGCAATATCAAACTGTCCGCAGTAGGTGGCGATGTGCGCCTCAATACCGGTAGCACGCTCAATCTTGCCGCCCACAAGGATGGCGGCAATGCCGGCAGCCTGTCGATAGCGGCGGCGAATGGCGGTACCGTCATCCTCGGCGGCAGCATCAATGCCCAAGCCGCGGCGAATGCGAAAGCGGGTTCGTTCTCGCTGGACATTGCCGAACTGAATGACTTCGCCGGTTTCAGCCAGGTACTGAATAACGCAGGCTTCAATCGTTCGCGTCAGTTCCGCATACGCCAGGGTGATATCACGCTCGATGGTTTGACCAAGGTGGAAGACTTCGGCCTCACCGCCGACCAGGGCAGCATCACGATTACCGGCACGATCGATGCACGTGCTGCATATGGTGGCGCGATCCGCATTACCGGTGGCGATGGCGTGACCATGAACACAGGTGCACAACTGCTGGCCGGTGCCACCGGTGAGCTGGGTAGCGGCCGCGTGACGCTGGAAGCGGCAGGCGGACAGCTGAACCTGCAAGGTGGCAGCATAGATGTGGCTGGCAATGAAGGCGGCAAGCTCAGGTTACGGGCAGAACAAAATGCCGCACACAATGAAATCAATGTCACGGCACTGAACGTCAATGTCATCGGCGCACGCTCGGCGGTACTGGAAGGTGTAGCTACATATAACGTCGCCGACTTCGATGGCAGCACCGTTGATTCGGTCAAGGCTACCGCGATCAGTGATGCTAACCAGTTCAATGCCGCTTCCACTGCGATTGCGAATCGCCTCGGCACCAGTCTCGCAGTCATGTCCGGCATTGCAATTGAAAGTGCCGGCGACCTGACCATGAATAGCGACTGGAATTTGCATAGCGATTTTGCCGGTGCACGGGAAGGCTCGCTGACCCTGAGGGCAGGCGGCAACCTGATCATCAAAGGACATTTGAGCGATGGCTTTGACAATGCGGATCGCAGCGGCAGCCTGCAGGAAGGCGCGTCGTGGAACCTGCGCCTGGTGGCAGGTGCCGATCTTGGTTCGGCCAATACGCTGGCGCTGAAACCGCTGGCCGCACAAGTTGCCGGCAGCGGCAATATCGTCATCGGCACAGCTGATACAGATCCGGACAAGGCGGTAGACAACGGGGCGGGCAAGCTGGTGCGCACCGGCACCGGTGACCTGGAAGTGCGTGCCGGTCGCGACCTGACACTGGCGCACAAGGAGTCGGTGATCTATACCGCCGGTCGCAAGGATATGACGACGTGGAGCGATTTCACGACCGGGAATCCGAATGCGAGCTACGGTACCGAGGGCGGTAACCTGGATATCAGTGCGCAAGGAAATATCGAGGCGCAGCCGGCCGGCCAGCGTTTTGTTGAATGGTTGAATCGCCAGGGTGCAGTGAATGAGCAGCGTTACTTCGGCGAGTATGAAAGCAATGAGTACGGTATCCGGCCTGATGGCAGCTATGGCAAGTTGATATTGCCGCCTGAGCAGTCGAGCTGGTGGATCAATTACGGCCAGTTCCAGCAGGGTGTAGGTGCGCTCGGCGGCGGTAATGTCAGTGTCAGTGCCGGTGGTGACCTGGGCAACCTGGTCGTAGTTTTACCGACCACCATGCGCATGCGTGGCGGTCGCTCGGCCAGCGAAGCGATGCTGATGGAAATGCGCAACGGCGGCGCGATGACGGTGGAGGCCGGTGGCAGCATACGCGGCGGGCAGTATTACGTGGCACGCGGTAGCGGTGACATCAAGGCAGGTGACACGGCAATTGGCAATACCGTCACCGTGCAATGGAATGAAGGTGATCTTGATAGCAATGTCTTTACCTTCTCGGTGGCACCGATACTGGCATTGGGTGACGCTACGCTCAGCTTGCGTACGGCTGGTGATTTGCGCTTGCAAACAGTGATAGATCCGCTGCTGATACGTAAGGGTAATGACGGTAACGGCGTGGTGACCGGCCTGGATTACGGCGCTTATATGAGCGGTTATACCGAGCGCACCGCCCTGAAGCTGGTGTCTACCGGCGGCAATATCACTTTTGTGAACCAGGGTGATTTTATATTCCGTGATGTGTCACTGCGCATGAATACGACCGCGCAGGACAATCTCATTGGTCAGGCCCGCAACCGCTTCCCGGCCCAGCTGTCGGCGGTGGCGCTGAACGGCAACCTGGAAATACAGGGGCCGTTGCGTATCATGGCCGGCAATACCAATGATGTGCAATTGATTGCACAGGGCGACATCCGCTTTGCAACGCAAAACCGTGATGAACTGCGCAGCCTCAATTTTAATGGCGATAATGAAGCACAACTGGTGATGCCGTATGCCACACCCGGGATGATGCCCTCGCCATTCATGCCGGGCGGCCAGGGTCAGACCATTATGGAAGCGGTGTTGGCGAACGTGATCGCACCGCTCGGTGCATCGCATTTCGGTGATCCATATATGCGTGCCTTGAGTAATCCGGACGTATTGCCATTGGCCGGTGATTTTGAACCTAGCCGCTTGTATGCAGGTCGCGGCTCCATCGTCGGACTGGATTTGACTGCCAACGAACAGACCTGGGTGCGCGCCGGTACCGATATTCGTGGCATGCGGGTTAATGCACGGAATGTGCGGGCCAGCGATGTGACCTTGCTGGAAGCCGGTAACGATATCCTGGCGATGGCGAATGTCCGCGCACTGGCACCGTCGCGTACCCTTGATACCGGTAGCATCAATATCGAGGGGCCTGGTACCTTGGTCTTGTCCGCCGGACGTGATGTCTATGCGGATCACCTGAAGATACAGACCCTGGGCAACCAGCAGTACAACTCTGCTGATAACCGTCCTATGCCCGATACGCAGATCAAAGGTTTGCCGTCGCAGGGTGCTTCCGTCACCATCATGGGTGGCATGAATAGCGCAACAGGGTATGACGCATTTGCCGCTGCTTACCTTGATCCATCCAGGGTGGCTGCGATGCCGGATTACCTGAAAGCGCAAGCCGCCGACGGTAGCGTATTGCCTATTTACCTGACGGATAAAGTCGAAACGCGGGCAGGTGGGCAGCAAAAGGTAACACGCCGCGGCCTGGTTTCTTATATGAAGGACATGACAGGGGAAGACCTGACGCCATTGGCCGCATGGGCCCGCTTCCAGGCCTTGCCGCAACTGGCGCAACAGCAATTCATCCGCCAGGTTTACATGCTGGAGTTGCGCGAAGCAGGGCGCAATCAAAATGAACCGGGCGTCAATGATTTGCCGCTCAACGGTGGTTATAACCGTGGTTACGCCGCCATCGCCACCCTGTTTCCCGGTGATGCATGGAAGGGGAATGTCGCGGCCAATAATATGATGGTGCGTACCATGAGTGGTGGCGACATCAATGTGTTGACACCTGGTGGCGGTTTGCAGGTTGCCGCTTTGGGGGCCAGTGTTCCTCCCGGTTATGGCCTGGTGACTTTGGGTTCCGGCCATATTAATGTCTTCGCGAAGGAAGATGTCGTGGTGAACCAGTCACGCATCCTGTCCTTTGTGCCGGAAGCCAGCCTGCGCGGCAGTGACCAGATAATCTGGTCGAGCCGTGGTGGTATCGATGCCGGTCGTGGTGCTAAAACGGTACGCGTTCCTACGGCACCGGAAGTCATCACCGACCTGGACGGCAACACGAGCATACGTGAGAAGTCCGACATGAGCGGTAGCGGCATCGGTACCGTCGGTGATGGTGACGTCGACCTGGCGGCACCGGAAGGTGTCATCAATGCGGGTGACGCCGGTATCCGCGTTGCAGGCAATCTGAACATCATCGCCTTGCAGATACTGAACGCCGACAATATCAAGGTCAAGGGTGAAGCGAAAGGCTTGCCGGTGATCGCAGCGACCAATATCGGTGCCTTGACCAATGCCAGCGCGGCAGCATCGCAAGCGGCAATGGCGGCGCAGGATGTGGTGCAACGTGATCGCAGCGAAGCGCGCAAGAACCTGCCTTCGATCTTTACGGTAAGGGTGCTTGGTTTCGGTAATGAAGGTGAGGAAGCGCCGCGCCGTAACGATGGCGGCAACCGGAGTCCATCCGCTTATGATCCGAATGGTGCGGTAGAAGTACTGGGCCAGATGGATTTAAGCGAAAAGCAATTGCGTCAACTCACAGATACGGAGCGGCGTAACCTGCGACGCTGA